Proteins encoded by one window of Cystobacter ferrugineus:
- a CDS encoding response regulator, translating to MSTHESKRRILVIDDSEAIHLDFRRILQEEPPRSRDELDQLEEALFGETHSRDNGSDKPMFEVDSAFQGQEGVAKVKEALAAGRPYEMAFLDYRMPPGWNGAETLRRLRQVAPSLRVVLCSAYSDYSWAQVIQEFGDSHLLRELRKPFNRQAVRHLALNGA from the coding sequence ATGAGCACCCACGAGAGCAAGCGGCGGATTCTCGTCATCGACGACTCCGAGGCCATCCACCTGGATTTCCGCCGGATCCTGCAGGAAGAGCCACCCCGGAGCCGGGACGAGCTCGACCAGTTGGAAGAGGCCCTCTTCGGCGAGACGCACTCGCGCGACAACGGCTCCGACAAGCCGATGTTCGAGGTGGATTCCGCCTTCCAGGGACAAGAGGGTGTCGCCAAGGTCAAGGAGGCCCTGGCGGCCGGACGGCCCTACGAGATGGCCTTTCTGGACTACCGGATGCCGCCCGGGTGGAATGGCGCCGAAACCCTCCGGCGCCTGCGGCAGGTGGCCCCCTCGCTCCGGGTGGTGCTCTGCTCGGCCTACTCCGACTACTCCTGGGCGCAGGTCATCCAGGAGTTCGGTGACTCCCACCTGTTGAGGGAGCTGCGCAAGCCCTTCAACCGTCAGGCGGTGCGCCACCTGGCCCTCAACGGCGCGTGA
- a CDS encoding ATP-binding protein gives MGARIAVVIVLSTLFSYLHMFHTLRTEALDTLERHVAERATREEAIFKLAEDNHAAFNRALEESIRALPQEEVNARFERLFVRLPDGSIRNRPEGFDGTRQVGLFVPRGIPVDDWMRRRLVAGYEVLSQYGPAFLVRFKDTFITLAEQPGLIYWPERPTYSQEAPADASVANAEYFLSSLPENNPRRETRWTSVYKEQVSGKWVTVATTPLDMDGQYVASVSHDILLEELMARTLGDHLPSAYNVIFREDGQIIAHPELDLKRAPGQSSAEAQQVHLRGILERMKTREGHDAFALPEYGEYVAVAQMHGTGWFFATIQPEHVVTQGALSAARIVLLLGVLSLVLELAIVSWVLREQITRPLIGITQTTARIAAGEFKVELDTQRQDELGQLARAFRVMADRIQHREEELRVANDGLEQRVEERTRELKEVHQQLVQTARRTGMAEIATNVLHNVGNVLNSVYTSSQVAKERVTEMRLEQVTRVATMLQERQSDLASFLQDERGRHLLPFLNKLGQNLVDERREVISLLDDVGRYSEHIGEIVKVQQDYARLPKVQEPVLLTQLVEDSLRINSAGLSRHQVKLERQLESLPQVLTDKHKLLMILVNLVSNAKYAMDHVPVSERLLRIKLERATHDQVRIELHDNGMGIAPEMLTRIFQFGFTTRAEGHGFGLHSSALAAQELGGTLAVHSDGPGKGATFTLEIPYHPVQEGT, from the coding sequence ATGGGCGCGCGCATCGCGGTGGTCATCGTCCTCTCCACGCTCTTCAGCTACCTGCACATGTTCCACACCCTGCGCACCGAGGCGCTGGACACGTTGGAGCGGCACGTAGCGGAGCGCGCCACCCGAGAGGAAGCCATCTTCAAGCTCGCCGAAGACAACCACGCCGCCTTCAATCGGGCCCTGGAGGAGAGCATCCGCGCCCTCCCCCAGGAGGAAGTAAACGCCCGCTTCGAGCGCCTGTTCGTTCGTCTCCCCGATGGCAGCATCCGCAACCGTCCCGAGGGCTTCGACGGCACGCGTCAGGTGGGGCTGTTCGTTCCCCGGGGCATCCCCGTGGACGACTGGATGCGCCGCCGGCTCGTGGCCGGGTACGAGGTGCTCAGCCAGTACGGGCCCGCGTTCCTCGTGCGATTCAAGGACACCTTCATCACCCTGGCCGAGCAACCAGGCCTCATCTACTGGCCCGAGCGCCCCACCTACAGCCAGGAGGCCCCGGCGGATGCCTCGGTGGCCAACGCGGAGTATTTCCTCTCCAGCCTGCCCGAGAACAACCCGCGGCGGGAGACGCGCTGGACCAGCGTCTACAAAGAGCAGGTCAGCGGCAAATGGGTGACCGTGGCCACCACGCCCCTGGACATGGATGGCCAGTATGTCGCGTCCGTCAGCCACGACATCCTGCTCGAGGAGCTGATGGCCCGCACCCTCGGCGACCACCTGCCCTCCGCGTACAACGTCATCTTCCGCGAGGATGGCCAGATCATCGCCCACCCCGAGCTGGACCTGAAACGCGCCCCCGGGCAGAGCAGCGCCGAGGCGCAGCAGGTCCACCTGCGTGGCATCCTCGAGCGGATGAAGACCCGGGAGGGGCATGACGCGTTCGCGCTGCCGGAGTATGGCGAGTATGTCGCCGTGGCCCAGATGCATGGCACCGGGTGGTTCTTCGCCACGATCCAGCCCGAGCACGTGGTGACCCAGGGCGCCCTGAGCGCGGCGCGCATCGTGCTGCTGCTCGGTGTGCTGTCTCTGGTGCTCGAGCTGGCCATCGTGTCCTGGGTCCTCCGCGAGCAGATCACCCGTCCCTTGATTGGCATCACCCAGACCACGGCGCGCATCGCGGCCGGCGAGTTCAAGGTCGAGCTGGACACCCAGCGGCAGGATGAGCTGGGGCAGCTCGCCCGGGCCTTCCGCGTCATGGCCGATCGCATCCAACACCGCGAGGAAGAGCTGCGCGTGGCCAATGACGGGCTGGAGCAGCGGGTGGAGGAGCGCACCCGGGAGCTGAAGGAGGTCCACCAGCAGCTCGTCCAGACGGCACGGCGCACGGGCATGGCGGAGATCGCCACCAACGTCCTGCACAACGTGGGCAACGTGCTCAACAGCGTCTACACCTCGTCCCAGGTCGCCAAGGAGCGGGTGACGGAGATGCGCCTGGAGCAGGTGACCCGCGTCGCCACCATGCTCCAGGAGCGCCAGTCCGACCTCGCCTCCTTCCTCCAGGACGAGCGGGGACGCCACCTGCTCCCCTTCCTGAACAAGCTCGGCCAGAACCTGGTGGACGAGCGCCGGGAGGTGATCTCCCTGCTCGATGACGTGGGCCGCTACTCCGAGCACATCGGGGAGATCGTCAAGGTCCAGCAGGACTACGCCCGGCTACCCAAGGTGCAGGAACCCGTCCTGCTGACCCAGTTGGTGGAGGACTCGCTGCGCATCAACTCGGCGGGGCTGTCGCGGCATCAGGTGAAGCTCGAGCGGCAGCTCGAGTCGCTGCCGCAGGTGCTCACCGACAAGCACAAGCTGCTGATGATCCTGGTCAACCTGGTCAGCAACGCCAAGTACGCCATGGACCACGTGCCCGTGAGCGAGCGGCTCCTTCGCATCAAGCTGGAACGTGCCACCCACGACCAGGTCCGCATCGAGCTGCACGACAATGGGATGGGCATCGCGCCGGAGATGCTCACACGCATCTTCCAGTTTGGCTTCACCACCCGTGCGGAGGGACATGGCTTCGGGTTGCACTCCAGTGCCCTGGCGGCCCAGGAGCTGGGGGGCACCCTGGCGGTCCACAGCGATGGCCCCGGCAAGGGCGCCACCTTCACGTTGGAAATCCCTTATCATCCTGTTCAGGAGGGGACATGA